From Neodiprion pinetum isolate iyNeoPine1 chromosome 7, iyNeoPine1.2, whole genome shotgun sequence, a single genomic window includes:
- the LOC124222786 gene encoding putative gustatory receptor 28b has protein sequence MLQEIGKAHWELCKLANNINIVFGVQNLLFMVISVIVTTGLLYTIYVAYMLEDEMFNNLTAIIQPLAWTTIYIYKIWVINHSCGRASNEAQRTGEVIYGLMKPCAQDQELQTKIQEFSVQILQNPVQFDVCGFFIMNYTFIQAVIGYITTYLIILIQMTEAPKIQASNHSDMTPEVEQKNKVQ, from the exons ATGCTACAAGAAATCGG aaaaGCTCACTGGGAACTCTGTAAGCTGGCTAATAACATAAACATCGTATTCGGAGTACAAAACCTGCTGTTTATGGTAATATCGGTTATTGTGACAACGGGATTGCTGTATACCATTTACGTCGCATACATGTTGGAAGATGAGATGTTTAACAATCTTACAGCAATAATCCAGCCGCTTGCATGGACGACCATTTACATTTACAAAATTTGGGTGATTAACCACTCGTGTGGGCGCGCCAGCAACGAG GCTCAAAGAACTGGAGAAGTTATTTATGGTCTCATGAAACCATGTGCACAAGATCAGGAACTTCAAACGAAG ATTCAAGAGTTTTCAGTGCAGATACTTCAGAATCCCGTACAGTTTGATGTCTGCGGATTCTTCATTATGAATTACACATTTATTCAAGCT GTGATCGGATATATAACAACCTATCTAATAATCCTCATTCAGATGACGGAGGCACCAAAGATCCAGGCCTCGAATCATTCTGATATGACACCGGAAGTTGAGCAGAAGAATAAAGTACAATGA